The sequence GTGGCCGTGCTCGGACCGGACACCGCGCGCGACCTGTTCGGTAACGCGAGCCCCATCGGCAAACGCATCGACATCGGGAACCAGAAGTACACGGTCATCGGCGTATTGGAAGCGAAGGGCTCGCAGTTCTTCCAGAATATGGATGAACGCATCATCGTCCCCTTCGAAACGGCACGAGTCACGACACGGCAATCCTACGTGGATATGGCAACCACCACGGCAACAGGGGATCCGGCGGATGCCATGAATGACATCCGGTTCCTGCTGCGGCGGCGCCACAGCATCGTGCCTCCCGCCACCGGCATCGAGACGGATAACGATGACTTTCTGGTCCGCAGTTCCGAACAGGCGCAAGAAATCCTCGGCACAGTCTCTTTCAGCCTGACGGCGTTCATTACGATGATCGCGACGATCTCGCTAGTGGTCGGCGGCATCGGCATCATGAACATCATGCTGGTTGCCGTCACGGAGCGGACGCGTGAAATCGGCCTCAGAAAGGCGCTTGGCGCGCGGCGCAATGACATCCTGATGCAATTCCTCATCGAGGCCGTTGTCCTGACCATTATCGGCGGCATCATCGGTCTTCTCCTGGGCTTGGGTCTGAATGCCATGATTGTCGGCATTGCCCGAAAGTTTCTGGAACGCTACATCTTTGCCGTCAATATCACCGCGATGATCGCCGCTCTACTCATGGCAGCAGGCACAGGACTCATCTTCGGCATTTACCCGGCCCGCAAGGCCGCGGAACTCAGCCCCATGGAAGCCCTTCGCTACGAATAACCCGTCTTCTCGCTCCGCTTCGCCGCGGTCCCTATGCGCACCCAAGACACCCTACGCTCGGCCACCGAAGGACTCACCCGCAACATCTCGCGGTCACTCTTAACG is a genomic window of Candidatus Peribacter riflensis containing:
- a CDS encoding putative ABC transport system permease protein; its protein translation is MQLRDTVTIALKAVRGNRARSLLTMLGIIIGVGAVVLMTSVGESMQSVILGQISALGPKTVALWPGKNGPEEGGSFLNPDFDSITISDIDALRRLNTIAHVTPIIFMEGKVSYGTEESDAAVSGMTPDSYINQPVVATEGRLHDEQDELDGRQVAVLGPDTARDLFGNASPIGKRIDIGNQKYTVIGVLEAKGSQFFQNMDERIIVPFETARVTTRQSYVDMATTTATGDPADAMNDIRFLLRRRHSIVPPATGIETDNDDFLVRSSEQAQEILGTVSFSLTAFITMIATISLVVGGIGIMNIMLVAVTERTREIGLRKALGARRNDILMQFLIEAVVLTIIGGIIGLLLGLGLNAMIVGIARKFLERYIFAVNITAMIAALLMAAGTGLIFGIYPARKAAELSPMEALRYE